One Carettochelys insculpta isolate YL-2023 chromosome 1, ASM3395843v1, whole genome shotgun sequence genomic window, AGGCCCCGTGCCCACCCGCGGGCAGACGTGACTCTCGCTCTGCAGGGAGAGCCGCCGGGTTATCGGGCGATGGGGAAGCAGcgtggaacagacttgtcagcaccgGAACCAGGAGTGTCGGTACCATCCATCTGGGGGAGAGGGACCGGAAGGGGTCCCCGAGCTGgggcctcctcccacctctgtcctgtttcccagggaagaaagatgTCACCTGCTTGCCcaggttacaaagagcctggaaGGCCATTATCTACCCTTGCAAAGTCGCCACATGGACACTCCCCTCACCActagggaaaatgaggcacacacTTCGGGTTGCTACAGGACACTAGGAAACACAAGCAGCCAAAGCAAGGGAATAAAACCCTCACACAGCACCAGGGGCCAGTCAGAGCTCCTTTAGGAGCCGCTTCTCATGTGGGCCCCTGGTCACAGGGGGTCAGAGCGGTGGGTGAAAATCAAGCCACGTGTTGGACAGGGGCTTAGGCTGGAGTTCTCCTGCCCAAGGGCCCCAGGCACCCTTTGGGGTGGAGAGAGGCAGGGACACCTCTCTAGCCATGGACTGAGCGAAGCTGCACAGCTCTCCAGCCGTCAGTAACAGCCcgggcctggccctgctctgtgAGAGGAAGGAAAAGGCTCAGACAGCGGCTCAGGCTTCCTGCTGGGAGAGCCAGGCTCCTGTGCAGGGCGTCGGTGCGTCCGGAGGGGCTGTGTTCTGCTCCCCACGAtaccccagcagctccactggctgcAGCAGGCCGGGACTGGGAGCTGCCCCGAGTCCTCTGCACTTTGCATTTTAACTGCGGGACTTAGGCTTCCTCCAGTTGCGGAGTGCTCAGCGGGTTTGGGAGCCTGGGAGAGATCAGTATAAGGAATCCTATGGTCACTGATAACCTGGGAGTGTGCACAGGAGAGAGACACCAGGGCACAAAAGGGGCATTTCTGCCCTAATGCAAACCTAAATGCCCGTTACCTTCACGCAATTCACTCCTTGCCCACGCCGTCAGCCAAAGGCAGGAGAAAACACAGCTCCCTGGCAGGTTTGCCATTCCCTCCTGTGAGGGCCGGGGGCCACCATGAGGGTGCAGGTGAGCAAAGGGTTTGATAGAGTCCAATGATTTATGCTTTCAGGGTGAGCcggcagagaggaagccgtgggAAGAGGAGAGGCGATGCAAAGCCCACGCTGCATCACAGAGCactcgaactggaagggacctcaacgaGTCCGGTCcccggccctcatggcaggaccacgcaccCTGACAGATGCCGGTCCAACCTGCTCctcaatatctccagcgatggagatcccacaacctccccaggcaactttCGCCTGCGCTTCAccaccccagcagctgggacGTTTTCCCTAACGTCCAACCTACTCATCCCTCACTGCGGTCggagccctttgcttcttgtgcCATCAGCAGAGGCTCAGGACAATaattttttctgcctcctccttgtagcccccttttagatacttgaaagctgggATCACATCTCCTCTCAGCCGtcccttttccagattaaacatgCGGCATAGCGGAGCTGTGTGGTAAAGGGCTCGGGTAGGGGTGTATgattgtggggaggggtgtgcgtgtgtgtgtgcacacgtgtgtgtgttgGGTTGTGTTTAAAAATGCACGCCCGTGACTGCACCCTCTTTCCCAGCTCTCGTTACaaacctgcccctctgccccgtTTGTGAGCGGGGCGTGCGTGAGCCTCAGAGATGGCAAACAGATGCAGGCTTTGGCCAGGGCTCCGGTGGTTTATCTGCCAGGCGCAGCCTCTGCCCCGGCGAGTTATCAGCCCCTGGCCGTGCTCCTCTGTGGCAGGGGCCTCGCGAGTGGCTCCCGGCTCTGGAGGAACAGGGAGGGGTCGCTGTGCGCTGCTGGGCCTGGAGGTGCGGAACTCAGGCCCGGCGTGAGTTGGGCTGGAGTCTGAGCTGGTTTCCAGTCCTGCAGCTCTGCGGGTTGATGGGTGCCAAGGAGGGGCTGCACCACGAGTCGCCAGGTGACGTCAGTGACGAGCCATATCCTgaagccctggggcagcagaatCCCCCCAGATATGTGCACTCTCCCCTGGCCCTTAAAGTACCTGGACCCACTCACACTCCTGGGCGTGGAACTGGGCCTGGCCCTATCCGTGCGCTTGCTCGGGGGCACACGGCGACCGCGACGACCTGTTTATATTCTGCAGCCCCCCACATTCCCACTCCGCAGGGAGTAAGGCAACTGGCCGGATCCTCCGCTGGTGCAAACGGGAGCTCTGCCAGGGACTCCGCTGCATCCCTGGGTGCTGCCTGAGCCACCGGGGTGCCTCTGTCTCCTGCCaagggccaggcaggcagggccgGCACGGAGAGACCTGTACACACACAGTGCAGTACGGGctggccccctgcccctgggccggATCCTTCCCTGGTGTAAAGTGCTCTGGTCCTCCGCctgcctcacagctctgccactctGTGGGGCTAGGGTCTgggcctgggctctgggctgccctgcTGGGCACAAGCGTGCTCATCCCCAAAGGGGCTGAGATGCTGAAGTCCTCTGGGACAGCCCCGCCTGCAGGGCCTCTGGCCCTGGGGACCCAGGCCCacgggggcaggggtttgggagggGCAGGCTGCACTGAACAGGGAGCATCCATACTGAAGGCGGATGTCGCACATTGGTTGGGCTGGTCCCGGGCCCCGACTCGGCAGAATCCCCCAGGCAAGGCTGACCCAGGCTGTGACCTGTCCCCTCCCCGGCCAGCACagaccccaccccagggctgacCAATGGCCGTGCTGGCcgagaggggaggagcagaggccagaggataaaggctgggctgggggtcggCCACTCAGCCActcgtccgtccgtccatccgtccCTCCATCCGCTGTCTCTGCAAGCGACCCCTCTCTCGCCACCATGGTGCACTGGACGGCCGAAGAGAAGCAGCTCATCACCAGCCTGTGGAGCCAGGTCAACGTGGAGGAATGCGGCGGCGAAGCCCTGGCCAGGTAGGCTGAGCCCCCGACCTctgccccgctgccccccagggctCACCCAACACACACGGGCAtctctctgctcctgcctctcccTAGGCTGCTGATCGTCTACCCCTGGACCCAGCGGTTCTTCTCCTCCTTCGGGAACCTCTCCAGCCCCACCGCCATCCTGGGCAACCCCAAGGTGCGCGCCCACGGCAAGAAGGTGCTGACCTCCTTCGGGGATGCCGTGAAGAACCTGGACAAGGTGAAAGCCACCTACGCCAAGCTGAGCGAGCTGCACTGCAGCAAGCTGCATGTGGACCCCGAGAACTTCAGGGTGAGTCAGGCCCTGGGCTCTTCTGCCCACCCCAGAGGGCAGGGTAGGTCCAAGGGGGGCTCCCTTTGGGGCATGGAGGAGGCCCCGGGTAATGAGCTCTGCAGGGTGCACTGGGCCAAAGGAGGCAGAGGGACAGTGATCTTGTAGAATCCAGCCCAAGGCTCCAGCTGTACATAGCCACCCAAGAGGGCCCCAGGGGCTGACTGGGGCTCAAGAGTGCAGCAGTGCAGGTGGGAATTGGCCAAGGCTCCCTGTGAAGGGGCTGCAGTGTCCGTAGGAGAGGGGGCAGCGTGCTCTGAAGGGGGCAGGCGTGAGATGGGCAAGGCTGTGAGAAGtttgctggggaagggggtggagagGGCCCTGGGGATGGAAAGGCAGATGGTCAGGTGACATTCCCCCAGTACTGGGGGGTACAAGGCTGAGACACATACCCCTGaggtcccaccccagccctactgTGAGCACTGAGGATTCTCCCAGGCCCGggctgccctggccaggctggtgtgCTGGGCAGCACGTGTCTGGGTGAGTGAGAAGTGGGCGGGTCAGAGCTGTGCTGACTGGGGGCGTTTTCTTCCTTCTCCCCGCAGCTCCTGGGTGACATCCTGGTCATTGTGCTGGCCACCCACTTCGGGAAGGAGTTCACTCCCGCCTGCCAGGCCGCCTGGCAGAAGCTGGCCGGCGTGGTGGCCCACGCGCTGGCCCACCAGTACCACTGAGCCCCGCAGGGACCTGCTTGACGGAGAGCTCCCGCATGGGATTGCCCTCTGGGTACCGCGGGCTGGAACAGCCCAATAAAAGCTGGTGTCTGCAGTTCCCTGTGTCTCTGTGCATGGTGTAGGAGccggggaagagagggaggcgggggcggggggatgttATAAGCAGGAAAGGGGTTAGTTCAGTGGCTGGTTTCTCTTTCGGGTTGTCTAAGGATCACCCCTGCTGCAGGTCCTGTGTGTGAGCCCTGAGGCTGTTACACTGAACATCTCCAGCTAGGTATAAAATTCTGTGCTGGGAGGCTGCGAATCTCTGCCCCCCCCGCTGTTCTTTCCCTCccttggctggggggcaggagaaaCAGGATGGCCAACATTGCTCTCAGCAGCTGATAATGCAGTAGCTCGGTGCGAAGGCAATGGCTGTAATTaactctcatgcttcagggtttcagcctggctcctgcaaggGTCAGGAAGGATTCTGGCCTTGCCCGCACCCCGCATGCTCACTTGGCCGGCTCAGTTATGGGGGAGGGTTTGCCTCGGTCTGGAGCATCCGAGATCAGCCCCAGCTGGATGGGTGCTACCCCCCCGAATCCTTTCCAGAGGACGACTCTGGTTCCTGAGCTCAGGGGCCAGCTGCTGCTAGATGGGGGTAGGAAGGAATTGGCACCAAGGTCATTTTGGTAGAGACTttcagggcagcagggagctggctgcctttgcagcctggggcagggttcAGCTGCGGGCATAGCTCACCTGAGTGTCCCTGTGCTTAGAGAGCATAGTGGGGGCTTCCTGGGACCCTCCTGACCAGCTTTGATCCAGCGAGCTCCCTGGGCTTGGCACAGAGGAGCAGGTGGGACTCTCGGTGCAGGTCAGACGGGGCAGTCTAATGGTCCCCTCTGAGCTTAAACCCCGGGACGCAGGgaaccagctgcctcctgcacagtgTGTAAGACCGATGGGGGGACTGAACCTGGGCCCTCTGGAGCTTACTGCGGTGAGGggcctctcagctgaggctgtggtAGAGACTCGGTCCTCCTCTCTGGAAGTGCTCTCCGGGGCCTCCCCTGGGCCAGTGagccacacccaggaggtgtgtgggtgtCACAAGTGTAACGTGCCACAGCTGTCTGTGTCGCCAGGCTCGGCGTGTTGGGCCCTGCCCTGCGCAGGGGGCAGAGCGGTGGGCTGCCCCGGGGCCAGCACCTTTCTTCAGGGGTATGTGGCACCCCACAGCTTTTGGGTGCTAAACACAATGGATAGTCCCCGATCGAGACTGAAGCCATTCGCTGCCCCAGAGAGCAACAGACTGGTTAGTACCCACAGGCCCCTCTGCTGGAAATGCATGGACGCCCGCATGGGGCTGTAATACAGGAGGTTTCGCCAGGCACTGCTGAgagccaaatcagggcaaattacTAACAATAAAGCTACTTCCAGCCCAAGCCTGGGGGCTCCCCACATAAGGCACCAAACCAAACTACGCAAAGCATCTTCACCATCCTGCGGCCACCAAGAAATCACACAAGcagttccctcagctcctccagcttcccttgtgtgGCCAGTCCCCTCCTTACATGAATGAGAGGTTATGAGAACCactctcaccaaatccacactgGTTCTTCCTGTCCTGAAGGACCAGCTACATCCCCAGGTTAAAGTATACcccagatcttacccaaaagagcacgcCAAGCCAGTCCTTccacatctaaaggtttattaataaaaagaaaaagaaagaaagaaagaaagaaataatagggtgagagtaaaattgttGAAGCAACCGAATGACGTGtcaatcacaaagttcttgatacAAGTTACAGCAGATGTAATGGGCTAACTTAAAAGTATCTGGAGTACATCCTGTGTTGGGACCTGTCGGCCGTccttccaggctcagttcatagcagagatgttccgGAAGTGATGAGCTGCATTGAAGAGCAAAGACTAACGATGGAGAGTTGAAGACGAAAGCCTCAGGGTCCCATTTATACCCTGGTCCATATGGAGGGAAATCCACTGTTCCTCCCTGTGCAAAAGCATGTCCCAAAAAGCACGTCAGACGAGCAGGTCACCTGGCCATGTCCTTCTGGGGCACTCTGCCCTTCCGAGTCGCAGACTCCACCTCCACAGCCAGGCTCCTGAGAGAGGGGTTGGAGTCCAGTGCTGCTTCGCCTGGCGCCACACCTCCTCTTGTGCTCCCCCAGAAACGACAACTTCCTCTGCAAGcacagagccaatacttataacTCCACAAACAGAAACGACGccgagtgttgtgtccagttctgggcgccacatttcaagaaagatgtggagaaattggagcatCATGGAatacttggactggaagggacctcgagaggccatcaagtccagcccccagccccgatggcaggaccaagtactgtctaaaccatccctgacagacatctatctaacctgttcttaaatatctccacagagatggagattccacaacctcccttggcaatttattccactgtttgaccaccctgacagttaggaactttttccaaatgtccaacctaaacctcccttgctgcagtttaagcccgttgtctcttgttctaccctcagaggccaaaaggaacaagttttctccctcctccttatgacacccttttagatacctgaaaacttctatcatgtcctccctcaatcttctcttttccaaactaaacaagcccaattctttcagcctttcttcataggtcacattctctagccctttgatcattcttgctgctcttttctggaccctttccaatttccccATATCTTTCtagaactgcagtgcccagaactggacacaatacttcagctgaggcctaaccagcatagAGTAGGgtggaaggtccagagaagagcaacaaggatgattaagagtctagagaacatgagctctgagggaagactgaaagaactgggcttgtttagtttagaaaaggggagacagagggatatgatagcggttttcaagtacctcaaagagggttacaaggaagaaaaATTGCTCCCCTTGGCCTCTGGGTGAACTCTCAGCAGATGCTGCCTAAGGGCAAGAGCAGGTGGAACAGATGCCTCCAGAGCTGGCCTGGCCACACACTTCTCTGGGGCctgggaggtgtgggtggggtTCAGCTTCGGgtccctgggaaggggcagggactctggctgaaggggtggggccaggtctagcttccccagccagcccttagcatgGCTGAGACAATGCCCCTGGGCTCCAGCAGACATTTCAAGGGCCTAGGCTGCTGCGGTGCCCATGGTAGTAATGCAGAGACCTGGACCCCGAGGCAACTGCCTCCTCTgctgccctcctcttcctgcccccatgaGGGAAGCTGCTTCACTGGAGATTTTTCCAGGGAGGCTGGAGCCATCTGCCTGGGACGCAGCCCGGCCAAGGTCATGGTTGGGGTTAGTCCAACTGACCCAGGGGCTGGCTCAGCCTGTGGCTGTCGGAGTCTCTGACCCCACGGGGCTCTCgtactgcagcccccagcccacacAAAGCTCAGACCAAGggacctctgccagcctcctgcccacccctgACACCGGTCAGCCTTCGGGGGACTCTCCACCCGCCCCACAcgcacccttcccccaggcctgggCCAGGCGGAGGGCgtgccagctctggccccctAGACACCAACAGCAGCATTAAGCAGCTGTTACACCTACAGCCCCTGTGCCGTGCTGAGGGTGTGAGGTCCCCACACAGCTGGCATTGCGGTGTGTGGCCCACGAGCCGGTACACCACAGCCCTGAGACAAAGAACCGAGCAAACATAGTGCTGGAAGAGGCCTTGAGAGGGCTTCTCGTGCAGTCCCTGGTGCTGTGACAAGACCAAGGAAAGCTTAGTGCTTCCCTGGCCAGCGTGTGTCCAGCCCCGTCTCACAACCCTCCGGTGACCAGGATGCGCCAacttccctggggccctgtgCCAGAGCTGCACCGGCCTAAGAGCTGGAACGTGCTCCTAACCTCTGACCTTAATGTAAAACCAAAACCAcctggtttaaaaataaacaccagGAAAGGAAAAGCTCTAGAAGTCAAAAGAGAGCAGAGGCTGAAGCCCAGCCTCAGAGTAGGGGCTGCCCTGGTTTTTGTCCCCGGTGTTGCATTTACGATTACCTGCCCTAAGGCAGGTGGTATATGTGTGCGTTTGGTgccgggagctcctggccctcagggaCCATGTATGGGCTTTGTAGACCAGGATGGTGAACTGGAGGAGCAAAGGGAGGCAGATAGGTACATAGGTGACACTTTCCAGGACAcagtacaggtttaacctctccactccagcaccctcaggacctgaatggtgctgaaGAAGAGAACTGTCAGGGCCATTGGagaccaatattgtctagcctGTTATCAGCACCTCCACTGcgtgctgggctcttagaagacgtttgggggtaaattacagctaactaacagcacagaaccctgagagccaggactggtatctGAAAGCCAAcattatgagaccacaggaaatttggccaacTCCAGGATAATTGGACATCAGGATAACTAAAGTCTTACCTGAcgagaaagtgccagactagacagcTTCAGCCTGCAGAATGGTCCCACCCCTGGTCaaacagcttctctgctgctGAGAAGAGTGAAAAGCTCAGGAAGGAGAACATTCAGCTGGAACAGAGGAAAATGATACTGTAGTTGGGATTCTTCTTCCAGGTGATGCTGtggtatcctcttgcactgaAGATACCTCCCTGGGGGAGGGAACTCCAGCCATTTGGAAAAGGCAGTTGTTAATTATgggggattcaatcattagaaacatagacagCTGTGTGTGTGATGTCCGGGAGAACCATATGATGACTCGCCTGCCTGGTATGAGGCTTGTTTatctctcaagacatctagacagacttacTGGTagtgctgggaaggggctggtggttgtggtacatgtacgTACCAATGAAGTAGGGAATGACAGAACAGAGGTTCTGGAGGCCAATTTTAGGCTGCTAGTGAAGAGATTGAAATTCAGGATCTCTATGATGGTGCTCTCTGAAATGTTACTATTTCCAtgggcagggccaggtaggcaggtaGCACTTCAGAGTCTTAATGCACGGATGAGATGATGGCATAAAGAGGAGAGGTTTAGATTTAATAGGAGCTGGGGGAATTTTGGGGGAACAGGAAACCTCTgcaggaaggatggactccacctaaaccaaaacagAACCGGAGTATTGGGACttaccattaaaaaggtcatagagcataagaacataagaatggccatactgggtcagaccaaaggtccatccagcccagcatcccatctgccgacagtggccaatgccaggtgccccagagaaggagaacagaacacaatgatcaagtgatttatctcctgccatccatctcctgcccttgttctgaaggctagggcaccatactttatccctggctaatagccatttatggacctaacctgcaaacatttatcaagctcttttttaaaccctaatagagtcctggccttcacagcttcctccggcaaggagttccacaggttg contains:
- the LOC142022364 gene encoding hemoglobin subunit epsilon isoform X1 — its product is MSHIGWAGPGPRLGRIPQARLTQAVTCPLPGQHRPHPRADQWPCWPRGEEQRPEDKGWAGGRPLSHSSVRPSVPPSAVSASDPSLATMVHWTAEEKQLITSLWSQVNVEECGGEALARLLIVYPWTQRFFSSFGNLSSPTAILGNPKVRAHGKKVLTSFGDAVKNLDKVKATYAKLSELHCSKLHVDPENFRLLGDILVIVLATHFGKEFTPACQAAWQKLAGVVAHALAHQYH
- the LOC142022364 gene encoding hemoglobin subunit epsilon isoform X2 codes for the protein MVHWTAEEKQLITSLWSQVNVEECGGEALARLLIVYPWTQRFFSSFGNLSSPTAILGNPKVRAHGKKVLTSFGDAVKNLDKVKATYAKLSELHCSKLHVDPENFRLLGDILVIVLATHFGKEFTPACQAAWQKLAGVVAHALAHQYH